From Mucilaginibacter rubeus, a single genomic window includes:
- a CDS encoding alpha/beta hydrolase, translating into MSTKTSNGPINFSEDPAISKETKAFLSALNSGTGPALETMSPVEAREVLIGAQKSVEIDYSGIQETEKMITVDGYTLKLNVVKPEGTTEILPVFIFIHGGGWVLGDYPTHKRMVRDLVVLSGAAGVFVNYTPSPEAHYPQAINEIYAATKWVAENGAEIGVDGKNLAIVGNSVGGNMSAVTAIKAKENNGPEIKLQILLWPVTHATFDTESYKEYGVDRFLTTPLMRWMYDNYTTDAAARESIYISPLNATIEQLKGLPPALIQIAEADILRDEGEAYGRKLDEAGVPTTTIRYNGMIHDFGLLNPLAHLPQVKSLFVHAAAELKKYLGL; encoded by the coding sequence ATGTCAACAAAAACATCCAATGGCCCGATCAATTTCTCAGAAGATCCGGCCATCTCTAAAGAAACCAAAGCATTTCTGTCAGCATTGAACAGTGGTACAGGGCCCGCACTGGAAACCATGTCTCCCGTTGAGGCGCGGGAAGTTTTGATCGGCGCACAAAAATCTGTGGAAATTGATTATTCAGGTATTCAGGAAACGGAAAAGATGATCACCGTTGATGGGTACACTTTAAAATTGAACGTCGTTAAGCCAGAAGGGACTACTGAGATTTTACCGGTGTTTATTTTCATTCACGGAGGAGGCTGGGTGCTGGGCGACTATCCGACACATAAACGTATGGTGAGGGACCTGGTCGTGCTTTCAGGGGCGGCCGGCGTATTTGTAAATTATACGCCATCGCCCGAAGCACATTATCCCCAGGCGATCAATGAGATCTACGCTGCAACTAAGTGGGTTGCCGAAAACGGTGCGGAGATCGGCGTCGATGGTAAAAACCTGGCCATCGTGGGCAACAGTGTCGGCGGAAATATGTCCGCTGTAACTGCCATCAAGGCTAAGGAAAATAATGGACCCGAGATCAAATTACAGATCCTTTTGTGGCCGGTTACCCATGCGACTTTCGATACTGAATCTTATAAAGAATATGGCGTGGACCGTTTTCTCACTACACCATTAATGCGATGGATGTATGATAATTACACGACTGACGCAGCGGCCAGAGAAAGCATTTATATATCACCGCTTAACGCGACCATTGAACAATTGAAAGGTCTGCCGCCGGCTTTGATCCAGATCGCAGAAGCTGATATATTGCGGGACGAAGGCGAGGCTTATGGCCGTAAGCTCGACGAAGCCGGAGTGCCGACCACCACTATCAGGTACAATGGCATGATCCACGATTTTGGATTGCTGAACCCACTTGCACACTTGCCTCAGGTTAAATCTTTGTTTGTTCACGCGGCTGCTGAACTGAAAAAATATTTGGGTTTATAA
- a CDS encoding alpha/beta hydrolase has protein sequence MKTKMTIKAALLFGALTIGTELKAQSSDPATDPQIESGTKAFLNILNSGNGKPIESLSPKDARAVLSGAQSSVKVDLSGITIAEKTISEDGQQIRINIVKPAGIKGTLPVFMFFHGGGWVLGDFDVHKRMVRDLVVESGAAAVFVNYTPSPEAHYPVAVNQGYAATKWVAAHGKEIGVDGGNLAVVGNSVGGNMAAVVALMAKDKKGPKIKLQVLYWPVTDANFETESYNKYATGRFLSKSMMQWFWDNYTTDPEKRKEIYASPLQAGVDQLKGLPPAIVLTAENDVLRDEGEAYARKLDEAGVRVAAVRYNGMIHDWGMLNALAYIPGTRAAMTQGAAELKKAFRTKTIDITEITASK, from the coding sequence ATGAAAACAAAAATGACCATTAAAGCAGCCCTGCTGTTCGGCGCTTTAACAATAGGAACAGAGCTTAAAGCACAATCAAGCGATCCGGCAACCGATCCGCAGATCGAATCCGGTACCAAAGCCTTTTTAAATATTTTAAATTCAGGAAACGGTAAACCGATCGAGAGCCTGTCGCCGAAAGATGCGCGCGCTGTGTTGTCCGGTGCCCAAAGTTCAGTTAAAGTAGACCTTTCCGGAATTACTATTGCAGAAAAAACGATTTCGGAGGATGGTCAGCAGATCAGGATCAATATCGTAAAGCCTGCCGGGATAAAAGGAACCTTGCCTGTGTTCATGTTCTTTCACGGCGGAGGTTGGGTTTTGGGTGATTTTGACGTGCATAAACGTATGGTGCGTGACCTGGTGGTAGAATCCGGTGCGGCAGCTGTGTTTGTGAACTATACACCATCGCCGGAAGCACATTATCCGGTTGCGGTGAATCAGGGTTACGCAGCTACCAAATGGGTTGCAGCTCACGGTAAGGAAATCGGCGTGGATGGCGGCAATCTTGCAGTGGTCGGTAATAGCGTAGGGGGTAATATGGCGGCGGTAGTAGCATTGATGGCCAAAGATAAAAAGGGCCCGAAGATCAAGCTACAGGTATTGTATTGGCCGGTTACTGACGCCAATTTTGAAACGGAGTCCTATAACAAATATGCTACCGGACGTTTTTTGAGCAAAAGTATGATGCAATGGTTCTGGGATAATTATACCACAGATCCTGAGAAACGTAAGGAAATTTATGCATCACCGTTACAGGCCGGTGTTGATCAGTTGAAAGGTCTCCCTCCGGCGATCGTATTAACAGCAGAGAACGATGTTCTGCGTGACGAAGGGGAAGCTTATGCCCGCAAGCTTGACGAAGCTGGTGTACGCGTTGCTGCCGTGCGTTATAATGGCATGATCCATGATTGGGGCATGCTGAACGCGCTGGCATATATCCCGGGAACCCGTGCTGCGATGACACAAGGCGCAGCTGAGTTGAAAAAAGCTTTCCGGACCAAAACTATTGATATCACCGAAATCACAGCAAGTAAATAA
- a CDS encoding transporter: MKTDIKKPISDRQRQEPESPAAGSVQGLKQPTKPDQQKDRGWKSRKPLLTILLCLAAGLKLYAQDPVLPPTNLGLANVFDGIAGKPGFVYQGYAQYFHTRDVYDGGGHALHSDLKINSLLQMNQLIYLSPVRVLGGNLGFTVLVPIVQINSSSAAGQAPNANPGVLGDVVQGTAVQWSDKKLFGRPFSHRVEFDVNLPVGNYDSHYVINPSSHLWAYGVYHAFTMMLDDKFSISSRNQFNYNSHYVGQKGKPGAYYNGNYSIDYSVFKSLKVEAAAYYLTQFNQDSYGGDHHYYSDHYGIGDTKERVFGYGPGLAYFAPNGVLIETKVFFETAAKNRLAGSRPTLRIAIPLSK; the protein is encoded by the coding sequence ATGAAAACGGATATCAAGAAGCCAATCAGTGATCGTCAACGCCAGGAACCGGAAAGTCCGGCAGCCGGCAGCGTGCAAGGTCTGAAACAACCAACAAAGCCAGATCAACAAAAGGACAGAGGATGGAAAAGCAGAAAGCCATTGCTTACGATATTGCTTTGTCTGGCAGCAGGCCTTAAACTTTACGCACAGGACCCTGTATTGCCGCCGACAAATCTCGGTCTGGCGAATGTTTTTGACGGTATTGCCGGCAAGCCAGGGTTCGTTTATCAAGGTTACGCCCAATATTTTCATACGCGGGATGTATATGACGGCGGGGGTCATGCCCTGCACTCCGACCTGAAAATAAACTCCCTTTTGCAAATGAACCAGCTGATATACCTGTCACCGGTACGCGTACTTGGAGGGAACCTGGGATTCACGGTATTGGTGCCTATTGTTCAGATCAATTCTTCCAGCGCAGCTGGACAGGCACCCAATGCTAACCCCGGTGTATTGGGCGATGTTGTTCAGGGTACCGCTGTTCAATGGTCAGACAAGAAGCTCTTCGGAAGACCATTTTCCCATAGGGTAGAATTTGACGTGAACCTGCCGGTCGGTAATTATGATAGTCATTATGTTATAAATCCATCTTCACATTTATGGGCCTATGGGGTATACCACGCTTTTACAATGATGTTGGATGACAAGTTCAGTATCAGTTCAAGGAACCAGTTCAATTATAATTCGCACTATGTCGGACAAAAGGGGAAGCCCGGCGCATATTATAACGGGAATTACTCCATTGATTATTCGGTTTTCAAAAGCCTGAAAGTGGAGGCGGCCGCTTACTATCTCACACAGTTCAATCAGGACAGCTATGGCGGGGACCATCATTATTATTCAGATCACTATGGGATCGGTGATACTAAAGAGCGTGTGTTCGGCTATGGCCCGGGACTGGCCTATTTTGCACCGAATGGCGTGTTGATTGAGACTAAAGTGTTTTTTGAGACCGCGGCAAAGAACAGGCTGGCAGGTAGCCGCCCGACCTTGCGGATAGCTATACCGCTTTCCAAATAG
- a CDS encoding nitroreductase family protein, whose product MTITDWLLDIRFHNANLLLTATALNDEKQEKALIFINATFYPMSMRNTIRQRTFIKIKHIMKTDILDITEALNWRYAAKRMTGATVPQEIIDRILEAAWLAPSGIGLQPYEILVITNPELKKQLLPIAGNQLQVVESSHLLVFAPWNDYTPERINKVFDHLNEQRGTSSTTSDRQRQFAINYFSKFTSEENFHHAAKQAHIALGIAVAAAALERVDATPMEGFNAKALDEFLDLRSKGLRSSMLMAIGYRDTANDWNLPLKKVRKPKSEFITLYR is encoded by the coding sequence TTGACGATCACTGATTGGCTTCTTGATATCCGTTTTCATAACGCAAACCTACTGCTCACCGCAACGGCGCTAAATGATGAAAAACAAGAAAAGGCGTTGATTTTTATCAATGCAACTTTTTATCCTATGTCAATGAGAAACACCATCCGCCAACGGACCTTTATAAAAATTAAACATATTATGAAAACCGACATTTTAGATATTACTGAAGCGCTGAACTGGCGTTATGCAGCAAAGAGGATGACAGGAGCTACTGTGCCTCAGGAAATTATTGACCGCATACTGGAAGCCGCTTGGCTTGCACCTTCAGGAATCGGCCTTCAACCTTACGAGATCTTGGTAATTACGAACCCCGAATTGAAAAAACAGCTGCTACCCATCGCCGGCAATCAGCTGCAGGTCGTGGAATCCTCACACCTTCTTGTATTTGCCCCATGGAACGATTATACGCCCGAACGGATCAATAAGGTGTTTGACCACCTGAATGAGCAACGCGGCACAAGCAGCACCACTTCGGATCGCCAGCGCCAGTTTGCCATCAATTATTTCTCCAAATTTACCAGCGAAGAGAACTTTCACCACGCTGCCAAGCAGGCACATATCGCCCTTGGGATCGCGGTAGCGGCGGCAGCGCTTGAACGGGTGGATGCCACACCCATGGAAGGATTCAATGCCAAAGCACTCGACGAATTTCTGGACCTTAGATCGAAAGGCCTGCGCAGTTCCATGCTCATGGCCATCGGTTACCGGGATACGGCCAATGACTGGAACCTTCCGTTGAAAAAAGTGAGAAAACCAAAATCCGAATTTATAACGCTGTACCGGTAA
- a CDS encoding Crp/Fnr family transcriptional regulator: MKLQKHIVKQKTVIEVFKQYIRSKSKVTDEDLAQIVAACQVKRLRKRQYLLQEGDVWKFNAFVTKGCVRTYTLDDKGNEHIINFAVENWWTGDRESLASGEPSIFNIDALEDSELILIPKKNFDQLCELIPAFNDLINSVLQKSFIVAQNRIHTFISLSAEEKYLKFLEKFPHLPMRVPQGMIASYLGITPETLSRIRNQTAKK, from the coding sequence TTGAAACTTCAAAAGCACATCGTAAAACAGAAAACAGTGATTGAGGTCTTCAAACAATACATTCGCAGTAAAAGCAAGGTCACGGACGAAGATTTGGCACAAATTGTAGCCGCCTGTCAGGTTAAAAGGTTAAGGAAACGTCAATATCTGCTACAGGAAGGCGATGTCTGGAAATTTAACGCTTTTGTGACGAAAGGCTGTGTCCGCACTTATACGCTTGACGACAAGGGGAATGAGCATATCATTAATTTCGCTGTAGAGAACTGGTGGACAGGTGACCGTGAAAGCCTGGCCTCGGGAGAACCCTCCATTTTCAATATCGATGCTTTGGAAGATTCAGAGCTTATATTGATCCCCAAAAAGAATTTTGATCAGTTATGCGAACTGATACCCGCTTTCAATGACCTGATCAACAGCGTTCTGCAGAAAAGTTTCATTGTCGCTCAAAACAGGATACACACTTTTATCAGTTTATCAGCGGAGGAGAAATATTTAAAATTCCTGGAAAAATTCCCGCACTTGCCTATGCGTGTCCCCCAGGGAATGATCGCATCCTATCTTGGTATCACTCCTGAAACACTAAGCAGGATCCGAAACCAGACAGCCAAAAAATAG
- a CDS encoding VOC family protein — protein sequence MKKSTGLKKIAIRIKGPELMIYQTLAREVAGSKKLLISPGLTVYLLPDGTSIELYGPGSVYPDYLFAESDVVTSYKVADIEKTVTELRKAGARILSPIEQVCNAYRYCHLSVEGQAVFGIFEDNV from the coding sequence ATGAAAAAATCAACAGGCTTAAAAAAGATAGCGATCAGGATCAAAGGCCCCGAATTGATGATCTATCAAACTCTTGCCCGGGAAGTTGCCGGCTCAAAAAAACTCTTGATCAGCCCGGGATTGACAGTGTACCTGCTTCCGGACGGGACATCCATAGAGCTATACGGACCAGGATCCGTTTATCCCGATTACCTTTTTGCCGAATCTGACGTGGTCACATCCTATAAAGTAGCTGATATCGAAAAAACGGTCACCGAATTGAGAAAAGCAGGCGCAAGGATCTTAAGCCCGATCGAACAGGTCTGTAATGCTTACAGGTACTGCCATCTTTCAGTGGAAGGCCAGGCTGTGTTTGGCATATTCGAAGACAACGTATAA
- a CDS encoding Crp/Fnr family transcriptional regulator, translated as MATDQFKRYLREKSDVTEADLNVIMSACQVKRLRRKQYLLQDGDIWKFHCFVAKGCLRTYTVDLAGNEHIIYFAIENWWAGDRESLTTGRPSIFNIDALEDSEVILISDANFERICSEIPSFKNMVNGILQKSFLVAQRRIHTYISLTAEEKYLQFLETSPHLNTRVPQSMIASYLGITRETLSRIRRQTVKKN; from the coding sequence ATGGCGACAGATCAATTTAAAAGATATTTGCGTGAAAAGAGCGACGTAACGGAAGCCGACCTGAACGTTATTATGTCCGCTTGTCAGGTCAAAAGACTGAGGCGGAAGCAGTACCTGCTTCAGGATGGTGATATCTGGAAGTTCCATTGTTTTGTCGCTAAAGGATGCCTCAGGACCTACACTGTTGACCTGGCCGGTAATGAACACATTATTTATTTCGCGATAGAGAACTGGTGGGCCGGTGACCGCGAAAGTCTGACGACCGGGAGGCCGTCGATATTTAATATTGACGCTTTGGAAGATTCCGAGGTTATTCTGATCTCTGACGCAAACTTCGAAAGGATCTGCAGCGAGATACCTTCTTTTAAGAATATGGTCAATGGTATCCTGCAAAAGAGCTTTTTGGTCGCGCAACGACGTATCCACACTTATATCAGCCTGACCGCCGAAGAGAAATACCTGCAATTTCTGGAAACTTCACCTCATCTGAACACACGGGTGCCGCAATCCATGATTGCCTCCTATTTAGGTATAACCAGGGAAACACTTAGCCGGATAAGGCGGCAAACGGTTAAGAAGAATTGA
- a CDS encoding sigma-54 dependent transcriptional regulator, whose product MNEKLLIVEDEFIVANDLTNMMENAGYKVCATADTVESAKAAIEKHQPTWVLLDIFLQDDSMGTELAPFLQERGIGFIYVSANTNQSILEAAKATQPYGFLVKPFRERDLLMMLEIARSKHESILQFATQRESMLQQGLRSLSDEQIPFESKLSKIPAAFQSLIPFDYLAYNFIPADGHETESGAFFRIGFNEYQILPSLSRQNLGQLFYFDQVPDGKRNADAKIITGPAFSELTRPGGNGTNPLSQYRFNSALQFISRGSEGMLQLGFYNKNEDAYDHTHRALLCKTERSVLKLFSQLHHAASGDTKVMRRAARFQPVKAVPKFDGIYGNSAALLHVLDNVELVADTPVSVLILGESGTGKEKIAHNIHLLSSRKSAPFVTVNCAAMPADLIESELFGHEKGAFTGAVEKRIGKFEAADGGTIFLDEIGELPLESQVKLLRVLQEKQFEHIGSSKTIKVDVRIVAATNRNLEKEVGEGRFRLDLFYRLNVFPISLPPLRDRKEDIPILGKYFLAKSAGSMGRETVPDLSENALKQLAGYQWPGNIRELEHLIERSLIKSRSSVIDAVELPAPVREQPSMRPSANGSRKTLEEIEAEHILTVLKSCHGKVTGPGGAAEILGLPPSTLTSRMKKLGIKKESYHDR is encoded by the coding sequence ATGAATGAAAAACTTTTAATTGTTGAAGACGAATTCATAGTAGCCAATGACCTGACCAATATGATGGAAAATGCCGGTTACAAGGTATGCGCTACAGCGGATACAGTGGAGTCGGCAAAAGCGGCGATCGAAAAGCATCAACCGACCTGGGTTCTGCTCGATATATTTTTACAGGATGATTCAATGGGAACGGAGCTTGCTCCTTTTTTACAGGAAAGGGGTATCGGATTTATCTACGTTTCAGCCAATACCAATCAAAGTATACTTGAAGCGGCCAAGGCGACACAACCTTACGGTTTTTTGGTCAAGCCGTTCCGCGAAAGAGATCTTTTAATGATGCTGGAAATAGCCCGTAGCAAACATGAAAGCATATTGCAGTTCGCAACGCAGCGGGAATCGATGCTACAGCAGGGATTAAGGTCGTTGTCGGATGAGCAGATCCCTTTTGAGAGCAAACTGAGCAAAATACCGGCTGCGTTTCAGTCCCTGATCCCATTTGACTACCTGGCTTACAATTTTATTCCTGCCGATGGTCATGAAACTGAATCGGGCGCTTTTTTTAGGATCGGTTTCAATGAATACCAGATATTACCCTCACTGTCCCGGCAGAACCTGGGGCAGCTATTTTATTTTGATCAGGTGCCGGACGGAAAAAGGAACGCTGACGCTAAGATCATAACTGGTCCGGCCTTTTCCGAATTAACGCGTCCGGGAGGAAATGGGACTAACCCTTTATCGCAGTACCGCTTCAATTCGGCGCTGCAGTTTATAAGCCGCGGCAGCGAAGGTATGCTTCAGTTGGGTTTCTACAATAAGAACGAAGATGCCTATGACCATACCCACAGGGCATTATTATGTAAAACTGAAAGGTCCGTTTTGAAGTTGTTCAGCCAACTTCATCATGCTGCTTCCGGTGATACGAAAGTTATGCGTCGTGCCGCCAGGTTTCAACCGGTTAAGGCGGTTCCAAAATTTGATGGAATATATGGTAACAGCGCTGCGTTGCTGCATGTACTGGATAATGTGGAACTTGTTGCGGATACGCCTGTCTCCGTATTGATCCTGGGAGAAAGCGGAACCGGGAAAGAGAAGATCGCGCACAATATCCATCTGCTTTCATCCAGAAAATCAGCACCGTTTGTAACGGTCAATTGTGCGGCCATGCCGGCGGACCTGATCGAGTCAGAGCTTTTTGGGCACGAAAAAGGCGCATTTACGGGTGCCGTGGAGAAACGTATCGGGAAATTTGAGGCGGCTGACGGGGGAACGATCTTTCTGGATGAGATCGGGGAACTGCCCCTGGAGTCGCAGGTTAAATTACTTAGGGTATTACAGGAGAAGCAATTTGAACATATTGGCAGCAGCAAAACGATAAAAGTAGATGTTCGTATCGTCGCAGCTACTAATCGTAATCTTGAAAAAGAAGTGGGCGAAGGCCGTTTCCGGCTTGACCTCTTTTACCGGTTGAATGTTTTTCCGATCAGTCTCCCTCCGTTGCGGGACCGTAAAGAGGATATTCCGATACTTGGCAAATATTTTCTCGCGAAAAGTGCAGGCAGTATGGGTCGGGAAACTGTGCCCGATCTGAGCGAAAATGCCTTAAAACAGCTGGCCGGATATCAGTGGCCCGGAAATATCCGCGAATTGGAGCACCTTATAGAGCGCAGCCTGATCAAATCCAGGAGTTCAGTGATCGATGCAGTAGAGTTGCCGGCACCTGTCCGCGAACAGCCAAGTATGCGGCCGTCCGCCAACGGAAGCAGGAAAACACTCGAAGAGATCGAAGCGGAACATATTCTTACTGTACTTAAAAGTTGCCATGGTAAGGTCACTGGTCCGGGTGGCGCCGCCGAGATTTTAGGGCTACCTCCAAGTACGCTGACCTCAAGAATGAAAAAACTGGGCATCAAGAAAGAGTCATACCACGATCGGTAA
- a CDS encoding sensor histidine kinase, protein MQNTVSMEMTAKSVYLIGVSDTSNDPVLVTIGLQALKVGPLLLATTFLCLVCLYLMGLQMVRRIRRQHEKSMKILETEKRRLENEVAKLGQRSEWLEAEMHHRVKNNLQIMSSLINSQFSFTNDRIGKETLTSSRHRLYALSLVHQKLFLHPAGTEIEMSCCIKDLVDYLVDEFNKGTGVQFEMDLVSLKIDPATAIPFALIINELVTNSLKYAFPGDRTGIVRIRLLSGDDNNYQLIYADDGIGLPEDFDFYASGSLGKTLILGLSRQIRGKVTINKMNGLEIAIDFKIKSSSPGILRYADE, encoded by the coding sequence ATGCAAAACACTGTAAGCATGGAAATGACAGCGAAAAGCGTATACCTCATAGGGGTATCTGATACATCAAATGATCCGGTATTGGTAACTATTGGTTTGCAAGCCCTAAAAGTTGGTCCTTTACTGTTGGCTACCACATTCCTATGCCTCGTTTGTTTATACCTGATGGGACTTCAAATGGTAAGAAGGATCAGGCGTCAGCATGAAAAGAGCATGAAGATACTGGAAACGGAAAAACGGCGTTTGGAAAACGAAGTGGCGAAGCTAGGGCAGAGGAGTGAATGGCTTGAGGCGGAAATGCATCACAGGGTAAAGAATAACCTTCAGATCATGAGCAGTTTGATTAACAGTCAGTTCTCGTTCACTAATGACAGGATCGGCAAAGAGACTTTGACCAGCAGCAGGCACCGGCTTTACGCGCTTTCACTGGTCCATCAGAAATTGTTTTTGCATCCTGCCGGAACTGAAATAGAAATGTCCTGTTGCATCAAGGATCTCGTGGATTACCTGGTGGATGAATTTAACAAGGGAACGGGCGTTCAATTCGAGATGGATCTGGTTTCTTTGAAAATAGATCCGGCGACTGCTATACCGTTCGCGCTCATTATTAATGAACTTGTAACGAACTCGTTGAAATATGCCTTCCCCGGAGACAGGACAGGGATTGTGAGGATCAGGCTTTTGTCCGGCGATGATAATAATTACCAGCTGATATATGCAGATGACGGGATTGGCTTACCGGAAGACTTTGATTTTTATGCTTCAGGATCTTTGGGAAAAACACTTATACTTGGTTTGTCCCGCCAAATTCGGGGCAAGGTGACTATAAATAAAATGAATGGCCTTGAAATCGCTATCGATTTTAAAATTAAAAGCAGCAGCCCCGGGATTTTGCGGTATGCTGATGAATAG
- a CDS encoding nuclear transport factor 2 family protein, with the protein MKKATNSENEKVIRELYRRAEVQDSKGFTALFADGGYFWDVSAGVKYYGEDIGNTVDIYAKAFPDMHRELYEFYVRDEEDVVVVELALQGTHQGPLHLPAGIIGATGQKIDAPCCDVFHLKDGKVTSFHCYTAATVLLGQLGVFGNLSAALQQ; encoded by the coding sequence ATGAAAAAAGCAACCAATTCAGAGAACGAAAAAGTTATACGTGAGTTATACCGCCGCGCAGAGGTGCAGGACAGCAAAGGTTTCACCGCTCTATTTGCTGACGGAGGTTATTTCTGGGACGTATCCGCAGGCGTTAAGTATTACGGTGAAGATATCGGCAATACGGTTGATATTTATGCTAAAGCTTTTCCTGACATGCACCGGGAGTTGTATGAATTTTATGTAAGAGACGAAGAAGATGTAGTAGTTGTTGAACTGGCGCTACAGGGAACACATCAGGGGCCTTTGCATTTACCTGCGGGTATTATTGGAGCAACAGGACAAAAGATCGATGCTCCATGCTGTGACGTTTTTCATCTGAAAGACGGGAAAGTAACCTCGTTTCATTGTTACACCGCCGCTACGGTATTATTGGGACAACTGGGGGTATTTGGTAACCTGAGCGCGGCCTTACAGCAATAA
- a CDS encoding VOC family protein gives MSTKANILGIDHVGINVPDLQQAMEFFSDIFGFSEVTRLGPFPLDESWKKNNNMHLNTGAVTIKMVHAGTGASIEVFSYQDNHGNKVHPGSDDIGASHIGFYTADMNGAVAFLKSKGIQFLGEPFTMPSGDTAGETWVYFLAPWGAKMELVSYPDGKGYEKNDPEKVLWSPKNGAGNSHLEKVPLTEEEIRKIVEQHLVLWNERDESKRKIIMEQIYAPDMEMVDRHFVAVGHKAISGFVAGLQEKFPDSFFSHAAPVNVHHNIARMFWQLSNESKTNSGSGMDMFVIENGKVQKLYVFVDQA, from the coding sequence ATGTCGACAAAAGCTAATATTTTAGGTATAGATCACGTTGGGATCAACGTTCCTGACTTGCAGCAGGCCATGGAATTCTTCAGCGACATCTTCGGATTCAGCGAGGTGACCCGACTTGGTCCGTTCCCCCTGGATGAGTCCTGGAAGAAAAATAATAATATGCACCTGAATACAGGAGCAGTTACCATTAAAATGGTGCACGCCGGCACCGGGGCAAGTATCGAGGTATTCTCCTACCAAGATAACCATGGCAATAAAGTACATCCCGGGAGTGATGACATCGGTGCCAGTCATATCGGTTTTTACACCGCTGATATGAACGGCGCCGTAGCTTTTCTGAAGTCCAAAGGTATACAGTTCCTCGGGGAGCCTTTTACGATGCCTTCAGGCGATACGGCAGGCGAAACATGGGTGTATTTCCTTGCGCCATGGGGGGCAAAAATGGAACTCGTATCGTACCCGGATGGTAAGGGATATGAGAAAAACGATCCTGAAAAGGTACTGTGGTCGCCTAAGAACGGAGCCGGAAATTCTCATTTGGAAAAAGTACCGCTGACGGAAGAAGAGATCCGGAAAATAGTTGAACAGCACCTGGTCTTATGGAATGAGCGGGATGAATCAAAGCGCAAGATCATCATGGAGCAGATATATGCTCCCGACATGGAAATGGTAGATCGTCATTTTGTTGCAGTGGGGCATAAGGCAATATCCGGGTTCGTCGCTGGTCTTCAGGAAAAGTTCCCGGACTCCTTTTTTTCCCATGCCGCGCCTGTCAACGTTCACCACAATATTGCCAGAATGTTCTGGCAGTTAAGCAACGAATCAAAGACAAATTCGGGAAGCGGTATGGATATGTTCGTTATTGAGAACGGAAAAGTTCAGAAGCTATATGTTTTTGTTGATCAGGCATAA
- a CDS encoding peroxiredoxin family protein, with the protein MKSGKQLTALLTIISLPILYCQQGLAQTIPDRSQLAVKNVVKYMLPNGSVIGPEKLDSVKKIWGADRVMMKHTDVDDARGIVHLEQLTDEMIKNMAANVEAQGKWLEDMKGKAALDFTASDINGSPVSLSALKGKVVVVNFWFTNCPPCIAEMPDLNKLVDKYQGKDIVFLGLTFNDGKTVEKFLGAHQFRYQALVKANEAIAAYKIHNYPTHLVIDKKGILTAYYSASSDTFSLLSVEIDKSL; encoded by the coding sequence ATGAAATCCGGAAAACAGTTGACGGCTTTACTGACAATAATAAGTCTCCCAATTTTATACTGCCAGCAGGGTTTGGCACAAACCATCCCTGATCGGTCACAGCTGGCGGTAAAAAATGTTGTAAAATACATGCTGCCCAATGGATCGGTGATCGGGCCGGAGAAATTGGACAGTGTAAAAAAGATCTGGGGCGCTGACCGCGTAATGATGAAGCACACGGATGTTGATGACGCCAGAGGAATAGTACATCTGGAGCAGTTGACTGATGAAATGATCAAAAATATGGCAGCCAATGTGGAGGCGCAGGGTAAATGGCTGGAAGACATGAAGGGAAAAGCCGCCCTTGATTTTACGGCCTCCGACATCAATGGCAGCCCGGTTTCGCTTTCAGCGCTGAAAGGCAAGGTAGTGGTTGTGAATTTCTGGTTCACAAATTGCCCGCCATGTATCGCGGAAATGCCTGATCTGAATAAGCTCGTCGATAAGTATCAGGGTAAAGATATCGTTTTTCTGGGGCTGACGTTCAATGACGGGAAGACCGTTGAGAAATTTCTCGGCGCCCACCAGTTCAGGTACCAGGCCCTGGTGAAAGCGAATGAGGCCATTGCTGCCTATAAGATCCACAACTATCCAACCCATCTGGTTATTGATAAGAAAGGCATTCTGACAGCATATTATTCTGCGTCATCTGATACTTTCAGCTTGCTCTCGGTCGAGATCGATAAAAGTTTGTGA